The Streptomyces sp. Alt3 genome has a segment encoding these proteins:
- a CDS encoding AIM24 family protein — translation MQSPLFSHTEQQSQDRYTVQNPQLLRVALTGHDDVLARKGAMVAYQGLMEFDGEYQSQSQARARRTTGEGLDLMRCSGQGTVYLANLAQYIHVVDVDHEGMTVDSAYVLALDSSLHTEVIAMDSQYGISGTGKYQLNISGNGKVALMTSGQPLMMQVTPDKYVNADADAIVAWSSGLRVQMQAQTHSSGVMRRRGNTGEGWELSFLGQGFALVQPSEVLPPQNAQIGQGAAAQFGVGQHGAHGQNQNNAWN, via the coding sequence ATGCAGAGTCCGCTTTTCAGTCACACCGAACAGCAGTCGCAGGACCGCTACACCGTGCAGAACCCGCAGCTCCTGCGCGTCGCGCTGACCGGTCATGACGACGTCCTCGCGCGCAAGGGCGCCATGGTCGCCTACCAGGGGCTCATGGAGTTCGACGGGGAGTACCAGTCCCAGAGCCAGGCGCGCGCCCGCAGGACCACGGGCGAAGGCCTGGACCTCATGCGCTGCTCGGGCCAGGGCACGGTCTATCTGGCCAACCTCGCCCAGTACATCCACGTGGTCGACGTCGACCACGAGGGAATGACGGTCGACAGCGCGTACGTCCTCGCGCTGGACTCCTCGTTGCACACCGAGGTCATTGCAATGGACAGCCAGTACGGGATCTCCGGCACCGGCAAGTACCAGCTGAACATCTCGGGCAACGGCAAGGTCGCGCTGATGACCTCCGGCCAGCCCCTGATGATGCAGGTGACGCCCGACAAGTACGTCAACGCGGACGCCGACGCCATCGTCGCCTGGTCGAGCGGGCTGCGGGTGCAGATGCAGGCCCAGACCCACTCGTCGGGAGTCATGCGGCGCCGCGGCAACACGGGGGAGGGCTGGGAGCTGAGCTTCCTGGGCCAGGGCTTCGCCCTCGTCCAGCCCAGCGAGGTGCTGCCCCCGCAGAACGCCCAGATCGGCCAGGGCGCCGCGGCCCAGTTCGGTGTGGGCCAGCACGGCGCGCACGGCCAGAACCAGAACAACGCCTGGAACTGA
- a CDS encoding NUDIX hydrolase: MSLYDDAVSVLEGHDGGDAQQAGLRLAYLDHLAGHPDGMWKACGAGHLTASALVVDPERGRVLLTLHRKLRMWLQMGGHCEPQDTTLAAAALREATEESGIAGLSLLPGGPVRLDRHPIPAPCHWHLDVQYAATATAGAVEQISDESLDLRWFPYDEVAGVADASVVRLLESTRARLAHSL; encoded by the coding sequence GTGAGCCTGTACGACGACGCGGTTTCGGTCCTGGAGGGCCACGACGGGGGCGACGCGCAGCAGGCCGGGCTGCGCCTGGCCTATCTGGACCATCTGGCCGGGCATCCCGACGGCATGTGGAAGGCGTGCGGAGCCGGGCACCTCACGGCCAGCGCGCTGGTGGTCGACCCGGAGCGCGGAAGGGTGCTGCTCACCCTGCACAGGAAGCTGCGGATGTGGCTGCAGATGGGCGGGCACTGCGAGCCCCAGGACACCACGCTGGCGGCTGCGGCTCTGCGCGAGGCAACGGAGGAGTCGGGGATCGCCGGGCTTTCCCTGCTGCCCGGCGGGCCGGTGCGGCTGGACCGGCATCCCATCCCGGCGCCCTGTCACTGGCACCTCGACGTGCAGTACGCGGCCACGGCCACGGCCGGGGCCGTGGAACAGATCAGCGACGAGTCCCTCGATCTGCGCTGGTTCCCCTACGACGAGGTGGCGGGAGTGGCGGACGCCTCGGTCGTGCGGCTGCTGGAGAGCACCCGGGCACGGCTGGCGCACAGCCTCTAG
- a CDS encoding TerD family protein translates to MAREFQRGHKAKVSDLTSGTDLYVGVQIAGPGLTFDISCFGLDADEQLSDDRYFIFFNQPKSPEESIQLLGAQAGDTESFRVTLDRIPANIHKLSFTATLDGAGQMSQAGPGYIRIVAGGEEVVKYAFTGSEFTTERAVMLGDFYLKDVWRFAAVGQGFDGGLDALLKNFGGEVAEEAPAAPSQDAPPAFAPPSQASAPPAFGAPAAPQAPQPAPAFGAPATPTPAPQQQPMHAAPTIAAPMAPAPQAPAPYGQPPQQPQFGQIPGQGAPPAAPPYGQQPPAPFGQQPPGAPPFGQQPPVPFGQQPPGMPHGVPQGVPAAGAGLQAALQPYKEAATGQRWTSQNQQLIRVDLTMGGMPVLARQGSMVMYQGKVDFGYKGAGFAGRMVGNATGQEMQLMRCTGRGQVFLAEEGAHLHPIELQGDGICVSAENVLAFDESLQYEVRRIEGHGIPGGALFTMQFQGTGTVVVKTHGVPVVLPVTPTTFADCNAVVAWSSASQVIISSQVRLRRNAYPGHSGETVNLQFRGAPGNFIVVQPYEV, encoded by the coding sequence ATGGCCAGGGAATTCCAACGCGGCCACAAGGCCAAGGTCAGTGATCTCACGTCAGGGACGGATCTGTACGTAGGTGTGCAGATCGCAGGCCCCGGCCTGACGTTCGACATCAGCTGTTTCGGTCTCGACGCCGACGAGCAGCTCTCCGACGACCGGTATTTCATCTTCTTCAACCAGCCGAAATCGCCGGAGGAGTCCATTCAGCTCCTCGGCGCCCAGGCCGGTGACACCGAATCGTTCCGCGTCACCCTCGACCGCATTCCGGCGAACATCCACAAGCTGTCCTTCACCGCGACTCTCGACGGTGCCGGGCAGATGTCGCAGGCGGGCCCCGGATACATCCGGATCGTCGCGGGCGGCGAGGAAGTGGTGAAGTACGCCTTCACCGGTTCGGAGTTCACCACCGAGCGCGCGGTCATGCTCGGTGACTTCTATCTGAAGGACGTCTGGCGCTTCGCCGCGGTCGGTCAGGGTTTCGACGGCGGCCTCGACGCCCTGCTCAAGAACTTCGGCGGCGAGGTCGCAGAGGAAGCTCCGGCCGCACCGTCCCAGGACGCCCCTCCCGCCTTCGCGCCGCCTTCCCAGGCCTCCGCCCCTCCTGCCTTCGGTGCTCCGGCGGCGCCCCAGGCGCCCCAGCCCGCACCCGCCTTCGGCGCCCCCGCAACGCCCACTCCCGCACCGCAGCAGCAGCCGATGCACGCCGCGCCCACGATCGCGGCACCGATGGCGCCGGCACCTCAGGCGCCCGCTCCGTACGGGCAGCCGCCCCAGCAGCCGCAGTTCGGGCAAATCCCGGGCCAGGGCGCTCCCCCCGCAGCCCCGCCGTACGGCCAGCAGCCTCCGGCGCCGTTCGGCCAGCAGCCTCCGGGCGCCCCGCCCTTCGGGCAGCAGCCCCCGGTTCCCTTCGGGCAGCAGCCCCCGGGCATGCCGCACGGCGTCCCCCAGGGTGTTCCCGCCGCCGGTGCGGGTCTGCAGGCCGCCCTGCAGCCCTACAAGGAGGCCGCCACCGGGCAGCGCTGGACCTCGCAGAACCAGCAGCTCATCCGCGTCGACCTCACGATGGGTGGCATGCCGGTGCTGGCCCGTCAGGGCAGCATGGTGATGTACCAGGGCAAGGTCGACTTCGGTTACAAGGGTGCCGGTTTCGCCGGCCGCATGGTCGGCAACGCGACCGGCCAGGAGATGCAGCTGATGCGCTGCACCGGCCGGGGCCAGGTCTTCCTCGCGGAGGAAGGCGCGCACCTGCACCCCATCGAACTGCAGGGTGACGGCATCTGCGTCTCCGCGGAGAACGTCCTCGCCTTCGACGAGTCCCTGCAGTACGAGGTCCGCAGGATCGAAGGGCACGGCATCCCCGGCGGCGCGCTGTTCACCATGCAGTTCCAGGGCACCGGCACCGTCGTCGTCAAGACCCACGGTGTGCCGGTGGTCCTGCCCGTCACGCCGACCACCTTCGCCGACTGCAACGCCGTGGTGGCGTGGTCGTCCGCCTCCCAGGTCATCATCTCCAGCCAGGTCCGGCTGCGCCGCAACGCGTACCCGGGACACAGCGGGGAGACCGTGAACCTCCAGTTCCGGGGAGCCCCCGGGAACTTCATCGTCGTCCAGCCCTACGAGGTCTGA
- a CDS encoding AIM24 family protein: MNQQLAGFAPTPVTARMENHGRTMLKVAMAGGQDLYARTGSMVAYEGFIQYEPNPPAVRQIASQWITGEGTPLMKCAGDGLLYLADYGADVVVINLDNDSLSVNGTNLLAFDSHLTWGVERVKGLAKFAGQGLWNVCVQGTGWVAITSRGTPIVVDCGRGEDETYVDPDALVAWSPNLKVKGKRSFKAGSLIGRGSGEAYQMAFSGQGIVVVQPSEDSTDRLRVRN, translated from the coding sequence ATGAACCAGCAACTCGCGGGCTTCGCCCCGACCCCCGTCACGGCCCGCATGGAGAACCACGGCCGCACGATGCTCAAGGTCGCCATGGCCGGCGGTCAGGACCTCTACGCGCGCACCGGCTCGATGGTGGCCTACGAGGGCTTCATCCAGTACGAACCCAACCCGCCGGCCGTCCGCCAGATCGCCTCCCAGTGGATCACCGGCGAGGGCACACCGCTGATGAAGTGCGCCGGCGACGGGCTGCTCTACCTCGCCGACTACGGCGCCGACGTGGTCGTCATCAACCTGGACAACGACTCCCTGTCCGTCAACGGCACCAATCTGCTCGCCTTCGACAGTCACCTCACCTGGGGTGTCGAACGGGTCAAGGGGCTGGCCAAGTTCGCCGGCCAGGGCCTGTGGAACGTCTGCGTCCAGGGCACGGGGTGGGTCGCCATCACCTCGCGCGGCACGCCCATCGTCGTCGACTGCGGCCGGGGCGAGGACGAGACGTACGTCGACCCCGACGCGCTCGTCGCCTGGTCCCCGAACCTCAAGGTGAAGGGCAAGCGGAGTTTCAAGGCGGGCTCGCTCATCGGGCGGGGCAGTGGAGAGGCGTACCAGATGGCCTTCTCGGGACAGGGCATCGTCGTCGTCCAGCCGAGCGAGGACAGTACGGACCGCCTGCGGGTCCGGAACTGA
- a CDS encoding zinc-dependent metalloprotease: protein MSDTPFGFGLPPEEPEDGDEGKKKDPTGGGQGPGGPANPFGFGPGAGGDNPFAAMFGSMNPNDLGAAFQQLGQMLSYEGGPVNWDMAKQIARQTVSQGTTDGSKDASVGPAERSSVDEALRLADLWLDGVTSMPSGSVTTVAWSRAEWVEASLPAWQQLVDPVAERVGLAMGDVLPEEMQAMAGPLIGMMRSMGGAMFGQQIGQAVGVLAGEVVGSTDIGLPLAPAGKAALLPLNVERFGKDLSVPQDEVRLYLALREAAHQRLFAHVPWLRSHLFGAVEAYARGIKVDTSKLEDVVGQFDPSQPEQLQDALQQGMFQPEDTPEQKASLARLETALALVEGWVDAVVHEAAKSRLTSADALRETMRRRRASGGPAEQTFATLIGLQLRPRRLRDASRLWASLTDARGVDGRDGLWEHPDMLPTAQDLDDPDGFVHHEQLDFSELDKMLGEAARSGTRKPAAEDRDEEGSGDGPESGNGPESGNGPESGNDKPKNDGKDDDGR from the coding sequence GAAGGACCCCACCGGTGGTGGGCAGGGCCCGGGCGGGCCGGCGAACCCGTTCGGCTTCGGGCCCGGCGCGGGCGGGGACAACCCGTTCGCCGCGATGTTCGGCTCGATGAACCCGAACGACCTGGGTGCGGCCTTCCAGCAGCTCGGCCAGATGCTGAGCTACGAGGGCGGCCCGGTGAACTGGGACATGGCCAAGCAGATCGCACGCCAGACGGTGTCGCAGGGCACCACGGACGGCAGCAAGGACGCGAGTGTCGGCCCCGCCGAGCGGTCCTCCGTCGACGAGGCGCTGCGTCTCGCCGACCTCTGGCTGGACGGCGTGACGTCGATGCCCTCGGGCTCCGTCACGACGGTGGCGTGGAGCCGTGCCGAGTGGGTCGAGGCGTCGCTGCCCGCCTGGCAGCAGCTGGTGGACCCGGTCGCCGAGCGTGTCGGCCTGGCCATGGGCGATGTCCTGCCGGAGGAGATGCAGGCCATGGCGGGCCCGCTGATCGGCATGATGCGGTCCATGGGCGGCGCCATGTTCGGCCAGCAGATCGGGCAGGCCGTGGGCGTGCTCGCCGGCGAGGTCGTGGGTTCGACCGACATCGGCCTCCCCCTGGCGCCGGCCGGCAAGGCCGCGCTGCTCCCGCTGAACGTCGAGCGGTTCGGCAAGGACCTGAGCGTGCCGCAGGACGAGGTGCGGCTGTATCTGGCGCTGCGCGAGGCGGCCCACCAGCGGCTCTTCGCACACGTTCCGTGGCTGCGTTCGCATCTCTTCGGCGCGGTGGAGGCCTATGCGCGCGGCATCAAGGTCGACACCAGCAAGCTCGAGGACGTCGTAGGCCAGTTCGACCCGTCGCAGCCCGAGCAGCTGCAGGACGCGCTTCAGCAGGGCATGTTCCAGCCCGAGGACACCCCGGAGCAGAAGGCTTCGCTGGCCCGCCTGGAGACCGCCCTTGCCCTCGTCGAGGGGTGGGTCGACGCGGTGGTGCACGAGGCCGCGAAGTCCCGTCTGACCTCGGCGGACGCGCTGCGCGAGACGATGCGCAGGCGTCGGGCGTCCGGCGGTCCCGCGGAGCAGACCTTCGCCACGCTCATCGGCCTCCAGCTGCGGCCGCGCCGACTGCGGGACGCCTCGCGGCTGTGGGCCTCGCTCACGGACGCCCGGGGCGTCGACGGCCGCGACGGCCTGTGGGAGCACCCGGACATGCTGCCGACCGCCCAGGACCTGGACGACCCGGACGGCTTCGTCCACCACGAGCAGCTGGACTTCTCCGAGCTGGACAAGATGCTCGGCGAGGCTGCCAGGAGTGGCACCCGGAAGCCCGCGGCCGAGGATCGGGACGAGGAGGGATCCGGGGACGGGCCCGAGTCCGGGAACGGGCCCGAGTCCGGGAACGGGCCCGAGTCCGGGAACGACAAGCCGAAGAACGACGGCAAGGACGACGACGGCCGGTGA